The Rhododendron vialii isolate Sample 1 chromosome 3a, ASM3025357v1 nucleotide sequence ATTTATTAACAAGCCAAAATGGTACGGATTCCTACTGATTCACCAATGGCTAACAAGTGTATGGCCAACTATCCTACAGTGCCCAGCTGACTTCAGGACCTAATACTTGCTTTCTACGATTTGTTTTTAGGTATGtcagtttttcttctttgatcTTATTTcaagaattatttttctttgttatcCTTTTCTTTCCACTTATGCCTTTGTCTTAACACCTGTCTTTTTTACTCCGCAGATGACATTTGTTCTGGATAGTGTGTGGATTGTGGATGCTTTTAAGATTGAGTCGAAGGTATACTGTTGTCACTAGGTCAGTGTGTCAATATAGCTGTATACACGTATTGTATTGTGTCTGATGGTCAGTGACGGATTGATGTTTTCTTGCGGCTGTTGCAAGTTGTTTATTTTTGAGCTGATATATCTGTACAATAGGTCTATTTGCCTTAACGACAAGTTATGTGCTAATTGTTCTGTTTGCATCAACTCTCCATTTCCTGTGGCAGGTGCCTCTATTTTTAATTGTTCTGTTTTTAAGCTTTATTGCATCTGTCAGACTTTTACTCCATTTTTCAAATGGAGTTTGATGAGTTTACTCTTACCCTGCCAAATAACTTTACTGACATCAGTAGTGTTATTTTAGAATTCATCTTCTGTAACTAGTCATGGAACTTAGTTACTTGACGTTACTGTTTCTCAGCCAGTTTCTTGTTTATAGTGATGCTTACCAAACTTGATTTTTCATTGCCAAAGGTTGGGTACTTCCTCCACCTATTCAAATTGCTACTCTGCTTATATGTTTCAGATACTGAGGTTGTTGTTTTGTTTCCTCACTTTTGGTGGAACGTGTTGTTAGAACTAGATTTTGCTCTTCCAAGTTGTTGGTGTTGGCCTATGTTATTGACAGGAATTCGTCGAGTCGCTTCGACAGCAGCAGCAAATTGCTACTTACATTTCTATGCAGATCTGTATTTTGTAATATGTCATTGTTGGTGGCGCAGTATCTATGTTTGCCGTGGGATAAGAAATCTTTGTTGTGGTGATGCTTTGTGATGGAAAAATTATTGTCTTATTAGTTACTCGTAAGCGTGAGAGCATAAAATTTTGGCTAAAGGACATAGAAACTGTCTTGAGAGTTGCATGTATCTTGTTGGAAGGAGTTATTTTGTTCCTAGAGTAGAGGGTGCTTCAGGTGAGATGGTATGTCTTGCCTTAGTTTTATGTGTAAGGATTGTTAATCAAACAGATGTATTTGCTGCTTGATTTTCATGTTTGGAGAAAGCTCAGATTAAAAACTGGTCATGTGCTTGGTTACGGAGCAGTGAGCACCATGGATAAAAAGAGACATCGTTTCGTGTCACATAAAAACAGGAGTTACGAGGGAATTAGATTGGATACCTGGAAGTCATCGTCAACATGTGCACCATGGTAACTGGTAAAGCTATAGAATATCGCATGTGTCCCAATAAGTCCCATTGCCAAAATCTTTGGATTCCGCATCCGAGGGTCATGTCTGTATGCTTTTACTTTCAAATGATTCTGGATTCAGCTTGAGGAAATATTAGGTAAAACGCATTGATGCACTGAATCTAAGGGTACTCAAGGTCTACTGTTCCTTTTCTCTGTCATACTATTGCTTAGTTTGAAATCATGCCGATCATTTCACTGGTTATATAATGCTGGTCTTCTGTCTATCTTGTGGCCTGCTTTTTTGAAGGGATAGGGTGCTTCTGTGATGTTTCAAATATACTATGTTAGAAACCTAAATGGATGAGTTCACTATGTCATAAGCTTCCAAATTTGGACCACGAATTTCTGTTGGGGCAGGAGGTGAAACCCCTACTAGAAATTGTGGCCCCATTATTGCTTCCCTTGGTTTTCAATGTCCGATTATGCAAAACCATGTGTTTGCCATTGGGGGAGATGCTTTTAATTAGCGAGTGAAGTGCAATTGAAAAATATGACACACAACTGCACTCGGTACCACCCTAAAAGTTCACGTCATGGAATATAGATGATATTGCTTTTCTGAGCTTTGTTATTTGCTTTcacttgtaaaaaaaataaagataatacACAATTAAGCTGCAACTATCTGATGATTTGATAATTTGATTAAGTAAAAAATCCTCAATTTCTGAGTTAATTAGCAAGTGTAATTAACTGATATCCTCATTTTCTGGTATCCTGTAACATTCATCCTGCCAATGTATGCTTCATCCCTGTGAATGGTTGAAACTTTTGCTTATCATTCTTGGAAGTTCTCTCTTCGTGATCCTCTTTTGAGACCCTTGCTGATTTCTCCTGAGACTGACTCGCATCCTTGGGACCAAAGACAAGCTTTCCAGGGTATTTCCTTTTCCTTGACGTAATTGAGTCAGCAGCAACAAGCCCATCTTTCACCATTGAAGTGGAAACAGAATCCGACTCAACTGGTGCTATCAAAGGTTGGCCATCCAAACGTCTCACAACACCTGTGAATGGTCTGAACTTAGGCTCTTCTTTTCCCATGTCTTCTGCAGCCTTTTCGGGTTCCCTTTTTGGATTAACCATAGATTTGGGTTTCTTTGCAGGTTCTTTATAATCCAAAGGGGTTGCAAAGTCTACTTCTAAGTCTGTCTCAATCACAGATATTGCACCTAAGGGTTTTGTTTCCACTATATCTATgtcatacttttttttatcatgagTGAGCATAATGGTGTCTCCAATGGTTAGGCAAGAGAAGTCTCTCAGTGCTGCTTCAAGCGCAGATTTGGGGTCAGAGATGGCTAAAAACTTCATGGTGTGGGGTCGTATTTTCATGAAGGTACCTTTTGGAAGGGTTGTGCTCCTTAGAGTTACGAGATTTCCATCTTGAAGTTGGAGGTTCTTCATCATCCAGTCCGGAAGGAAAACGTATCCCTCCTCCGCACTGAATTCTAAGACCCCACAATGCGAAACTCGATCAGAATAAGGGTTTCTGATTTCAAAAACCATAGGGTACTCTATGTTCATTGACATGAGGCGGTGAAGAGCTGAGGCGGGCATAAGGATCTTGTTGCCATCTTCAAGATGTGTCTTGTTGATGTGAGAGAGTGGAAAGCAATGGTATTCTTGTTCGAAGCAACGGGAACGGTTGTGGGCCACAGGGCTAGTCTCTTCTTCGGAAGTTTGCATTACGAGGATCTTGAAGGTGAATCAATTCGATTTCTCTAGATCTTGCATGTGTTTCCTGAAGAAGATGTTGATGTGAAAGCATTTAAAGGTATCTTATGAAACTTTCCTTACACGTTTTACATATACAAGTTTTAGTAGGATTTGTTTTCCTAAGATACTACTGATTGTATTGAACGAGTATAAGAGTTATTGTAGGATTTGGATACTGGAGTCATAGTAGGATTTTGAATCTATTAACTTAAGCTTCTGCTACACGGTATGCCTATATTTTTGGATAGGATTAATATTAAGTAAAATAAAAGAGTTAGAGTTGGATTGAGAAGTTAGGACGTATTAAAGATTATTTGAATtttacatatataaacatttttTATTAAACAGGTACCTACTTGTTTTAGGAATTTAGCATGTAGgaaaacttttcaaattaaaatatcatCTAGCTAATCATGCAGAAACCCTTATCTTTTCCCTCGATATTTTGGGGGAGTAGttgtgctttattttattttattttatttttgaattcgCCAATTCAGAAAAGGCTATCGCAAAGTCGTTCTCTTCTTATTTCATTTAGTCATACTTTAAATCCAAAGTTTCGTAGGGCTATATACTTTAAAATATCACATAGCTAATCTTGCAGAAACCCTTATCTTTTCCCACTATTTAGTGGAGTAGTGtgctttttttccctttggatTCACCAATTCAGAAAAAGCAATTGCAAAGTCGTTATCTTCTCATTTCATTTATTCATTCTTTAAATCCAAAGTTTAATACGAAGAAAGCATAATTTtcagtgaaaaaaaattatgagtacTTTCTTCAATGCTCTTCTACTTGAAGCAATTTCTATGCCGGCTAAGAGTCAATGACTCTCTCACCCATagagaaaattgaattttttcttttataaaaaatGACTACAGAAAAAATTGAACGTGAGAATTGAAGTTCTACAGTGTGTGCATGATCTGTGTACAATGTTTATTTATATAGTCCATGGCCCTCCATCTCTCGGCGTATACGATAAGCCCTTTAATGTTATAGGAGAAGGCTTCTCGTCGATCCACAATATAGGCTCAACTGTGATGTTGGACATATTGGCCACACCACGGGTGCCATTCCATTCATTGTGGATCCAATACCATGTATGGGGTAGAGAAAAGGGGTACGAGCTGGATTACCACAATTCACTATAGTTGAAGAATTGTGATCTAGAAAGAACAATCCCCATCGGGGGCTGATTGCGAACCAGAATGGGTTATTGCAGCACACAAATGAAGTACACTATCTCTGGCAATAAAACCTCATATATCAATACCATTAATGATTTGATGAAATACAGTGTCATATATAGATGCTATTAGTACTAAAACAATCAGAAAAAATGTTTCCTGTTCAGCATCAACTAATTTGGTTCCGAAAAAGAGATCTGAAGTACCCTACCCCACCTACTGCATACCGAAGGGTATGGCTTACCACAATCCCATTCCACGTACTTTGGCGTGATTGAGCAAAAATATTGCAACGGAATGATTGAGCAAAAAACATCCATGATACTCGTCTTTGTCACATATGCAATTCACAGCTATCCCTAGTTGGATGCACAAAAGTTACAGCGTTCAACAAGAAGTTTCACTGCTATCCCTAGTTGTATGCTTCTTCCCTGTGAATGGTTGAAACTTTTGCTCATCGTCCTTCAAAACCTTTTCTTTGAAATCTTTAGAACCTGAGACAAGTTTTTCCAGACAGTTGCATGATTTGAAATTTGAGTCAGCGGCAACATGTCTATCTGGTTTGGGTGTGGCAGTGGAAATAGAACCTAGTTCGGCTGGTGCTATCGAAGGTTTCCCATCCAAACGTCTGGCTACACCAGCGAATGGTATGAGCTTAGGCATTGTGCTTTTCTCTTCTTCAGCTTTAGTGGCTTCCCTCTTTGGAATAGTCAAGGCTTGTggtttcttttcaggttctttATAGTCCAAAGCCAGAGCAAAGTCTACTTCACAGTCCGTCTCAACAACAGATACTGCAGAGGAAGGTTTGGCTTCCAATATGTCGATGTAATACTTATTATTGTCATGATTGAGCATGATGGTGTCTCCAATAGTCAAGCAAGAGAAGACTCGTAGGGTTTTTTCAAGCACAGCTTTTGGGTCGGAGAGCCCAAAAAACTTCATGCTATGGGGTTGTATCTTCAAGTAGGTACCTCTGCGTAGGGTTGTGCTCTTTAGGGTTACTAGTTGTCCCTCGTACAGTTGCAGGTTTTTCATCATCCATTCTGGCAGGAAAACAAAACCCTCATCTGCGCTGAATTCTAATACCCCACAATGTGAAGCTCGCTCGCACTCAGGGTTTATGATCTCGAAAACCATAGGGTATTTGATTTTCAGCGACATGAGTTCATCAAAAGCAGAAAGCGGCATGATGATCCGATTTCCATCTTCGAGATGAGACTTGTTAATGTGAGAGAGTGGAAAGCAGCAGTATTGTTGTTCAAAAGTATTGACATTGTTGTCCTTGTATTCATCCTTGAACCAAAAGGAAGGATCATCATTCTCGTAGTTTGGTTTGAAGTCATCCCTATCATCCTCGGATTTGGGTTCAGAACAACTTGTGTCATAATCattatcatcttcttcttgtttggAACAACCAACATCCTCCTCCTCGTATGTGCTTTTTTCTTCAGTCGAATGCTTGGAATTCAAATCAGTTTGATCGTCTTGTTctttgttgctgctgctgtcaGTCATAATTGGAAGATCTTCTGAATGGACTTGATTTCTCTTTGGTTGGAAAACTTTCGGAGGCGGTTCTATTGACTATCTGCAGAAACAGCAGCAATCTTAAGTTGCCCTATTACTATACTATTCCTACACAaatcttttctcctttttttggtACAATCTCGGATTCGTTTCTTGCCAAAATCAATCATCAATCTTTACCGTCTGCAGAAGATATTGTGCTTACTTTGATGGGAAGAATATTTCTACTACTtgcaatatagtacgagtaTTTCAATGCGGTATAGAAATTCAATCTCTGAACAGACTAAGAAAACATGTAGAAGGTTACCTCTTGAAGGGAAGTTgatctttgtttgtttggaaaaaCCGGTGGTGGACAGGACTAGGAGTCTTCTGTAAGCAATTCGTCAAGCAACAGGGGACGTGAAGGGTGCCTCTCTAGGctgtatatataattatatatagacGGATATGGGGATCCTGTAGTGGTGTGATGCGTGATCTGAGCTTTTCGTCCGgacaatcaatggtttggatttcaTCCCGGGACAGTATGTGTCCTAGTTATTTTaggtttgaagaagaaaaatgttTGTCTTGGAAAGTTTTTACTGTCTGAATTGGAATCAAATTACTTAAAGACGGATAGGGGGATCTGTAGTGGTGTGACGTATGATCCGAGCCTTTTGTCTGgacaatcaatggtttagattttatCCCGGCTACCGTATGTATCCTAGTTATCATAGATTTGAAGGAGAACGATGTTTGTTTTGGAAAGTTTTTACAGTCCAAATTGGAATCGGATTATTTAAAGACTGTGGAGGGGGATGAGAATGAAATCCCATGATCCCAATCCCATATAGGATTAGAGTTTCCAAAAGGAGGATCTCTCCACGCGGTCCTGTCCTCATTTGACCGGACCAGTTTGGTCTCCAACCAGTTCGGTCcaatttggaccatttgtgGGCCCGGAACAATGTttggaatcgttcacttttagAATTCGTCGAGAACATTGACAACGTTAAAGTTCACGTTGAtcgaatattgtttgatatgatttcgaaatatATTTAACGTGATTCAAATTAGTTAATCTAAGCTTTTTATTTGGAGTATTTTTGAGTCAACCTAGTAAGCagataaaaatttacaaaataagattaaaatccaaaatttagTAAAAAACAATCACTGAGAAGTTAACTTTTTAGTCGAGAATTTCATAGTTGATGAAATTTAACTCGCGATGAGGGCAATAATTTTGATGCTTTTTCACTCTTTTTAAAGGacgaacaaaattaaattattctCGTAATATTACAATGTAATCCGAACACGTAGccaataacaaaagaaaaataaacgagCCAAATAAATGTCGGAAGAAATTTAATATTAACTTGTAATGATATAATACGATGTCCAGTCGTTTTACATGGACTAAACGTCTGCATTGTTCCGATTATGTAAGCTAAAATTAAGGTTCCATGGCGTGCTACAATCGCCATATATAGGAGAATTTCTTGAGAGCATTGTTCCGATTATGTAAGCTAAAATTAAGGTTCCATGGCGTGCTACAATCGCCATATATAGGAGAATTTCTTGAGAGCGGATCCTCTCTGGTTTATGTATTGGATTGGAAAAGACAATCGCAATATGATTTGTTTAATATTATAATCAATGGTTAGAATTTGCTCGGGAATTGTTCACTAGAAGAATTGAATTCTTCACATGAAGAGTCCTCCAGTAGATCCGAACTATTGAATTTCTCAATTTACGGTTCAAATTTGGACTGTTTCCTCCTATCCGGTCCCATATTTCTTTCTATCAAACATTTGTTCAGATTTGAGCTCAAATATTGCGGAAAAGAACAATAATGCTAGAACCGCAAAATACTCCGCCCTTTTTCCAATAAGAGGACTTTTTTTAGTttggtccttattcaatttttcttcTCGTTAGTTAATTTTACgcctcatttttttatttttctgattaaaaaaaagtagaaaaattgTTAATGGAACGGGTTTGCACACAAATGCCTGAACTCACTCGCAAGTGCAATGAATGAATCTATCCCCAAAATCtaacgaaaaatctatgagtaccgaccattgggggagagaaaacgtaccgacggccgccggcgggccgtctccggccaccggacggccgatccgagccgttcaaaaattctaaaaaataaaaccaaggGGGttaacgcgggaatcaagggcatccgaggtgtttagggtgcttgatcaaagcacccttttttcgtgtatatatgtacacacacatatatacacgaaaaaagggtgctttgatcaagcaccctaaacacctcggatgcccttgattcccgcgttgaccccctcggttttattttttagaatttttgaacggctcggatcggccgtccggtggccggagacggcccgccggcggccgtcggtacgttttccctccccgtggtcggtacatatagcaacactaaTTTGAGCTCCAAAATTCAAGACCCTTCCTACTTCTGAACCTTCCAGAACTTCCAGGAGACCCTCTCGGCTCTCACTTTaccctattttctctctctctctcaacgcaACGCAACACAACAGAGccgtcatctctctctctctctctctctctctctctacaatggCGAAGTACGGCGAAGGAGACAAGCGGTGGATCGTAGAAGACCGGGCCGACGGAGCCAACGTGCACAACTGGCACTGGGCCGAGACCGACTGCCTCGAGTGGTCCCGCGCCCTCCTCTCCACCCTTCTCTCTGACAAAACCCTAATCGACGGCGAGGGCAATCTCGTCATCAAGACTAAAAAGCTCGACAAGCTCGACGGCGAGGCCTACGTCAACATCCGCAAGGGAAAAATCATCCCCGGCTACGAGATCAGCCTCTCCCTCTCCTGGGAAGGCGAGGCAAAAGACTCCGACGGAAACACGCTATTGAAAGCCGATGGGATGGTTGAAATTCCTTATATAGCTGACGAAAATGCTGATGAGGATcctgaaattagggttactgTAAAAGACGAGGGCCCGATTGGGAAGAGATTAAAGGAGGCGTTTTTGGCGAAAGGGAAGGGTTTTGTTTTGGAGCAGGTTAGGGCTTACGTGGCGGCGATGGCGAGGGGCGGGCCGGCGAAGGAGGAGTTGGAGGTTAAGAAGCCGGCGAAGAAGCCGGCTGCTGAGGCGGAGAATACGGTGGCAACAGCGGTGGCGACGACGACAGTggtgaaggagaagaagaaggagaaggagaagaggaaggaagGGTTTAAGACGATTAGTATGAGCGAGAGGTTTAGTTGTAGGGCGGGGAATTTGTGGGAGATAATGATGGATGAGAACAGGTGGAAGGGGTTCACGCAGAGCAATGCGAGGATAAGTAAGGAGGTGGGAGGGGAGTTCAGTATCTTCGACGGGGCGGTGACGGGGAGGAACATGGAGTTGGTGGAGGGGAAGTTGATTGTGCAGAAGTGGAGGTTTGGGAACTGGCCTGATGGGGTTCAATCCACTGTAAGCTGCTTGGCTCTTAATTTAGTTCCAATTTTATGTGAACTTGCATACCTGTTCTTTTCTTTAGAGATACTTAAGCTACTTGGGTCTCATAATCTAGTTTCAATTCTATATGATCTTCTAGAGAAAGTCTAGTAACACAACAATACGCCCAACACATAACATATCTATGCGGCACTGTTTTATCGGCAAATGGATGAATTGCTAGTTTTCAACTACCAATGAAACGCTGCCACTTATGCATTTTGATTTTGTGTAAAATCTTGTGCATGTTGTTGTATTTACAGACCTTCTGGAACTTATATAtctgttattttctttttgaagaaggaaaagaatCTTGTGTATGTTCTGATTTGTATATTTCTGATCTACTACCACTGGCTTGTAATGTATGTGATTCACTTTGAGCATAGGTGCTTCTAATACAACTAGTATAGGTAGAAGCTGTGGTGTATGTAGCGGTATATATCCATGATGGGTGCGTGAATTGTAAAGAACATGTACCATGGAAGTTGAATATTTTGTATGATGTGCATCCGACATACACGAATGgaaatatttattaatgttTAGACTTTTGGGGGATGATGTGCGTCCGACGTACACGCATGGAAGTATTATGTATGTTTAGTTTTTGCATCCACGCATATGCATATGGAGCTATGTGTGCTACATTTGGGCAATTGCAGTGTGAATGAaaagataatgagtggagagagagatatatagaaaaagttattgagaaaagtgtaaagagaaaaatgggtttcccaaagatggaaaccaaacaaagaattgaTTAGGACTGTATGGTGGTTATTATGTCACATAAACAGGTGCACAATTCGGGTGGATAAGTGATTGGCTAGAATTCATTGTTGTACTAATTAAACTTGGTGATTGTTGCAGGTGCGACTCACCTTTGAAGAGCCTGAACCTGGGGTTACTGTTGTTAAGCTGACGCAAA carries:
- the LOC131319330 gene encoding uncharacterized protein LOC131319330, producing MQTSEEETSPVAHNRSRCFEQEYHCFPLSHINKTHLEDGNKILMPASALHRLMSMNIEYPMVFEIRNPYSDRVSHCGVLEFSAEEGYVFLPDWMMKNLQLQDGNLVTLRSTTLPKGTFMKIRPHTMKFLAISDPKSALEAALRDFSCLTIGDTIMLTHDKKKYDIDIVETKPLGAISVIETDLEVDFATPLDYKEPAKKPKSMVNPKREPEKAAEDMGKEEPKFRPFTGVVRRLDGQPLIAPVESDSVSTSMVKDGLVAADSITSRKRKYPGKLVFGPKDASQSQEKSARVSKEDHEERTSKNDKQKFQPFTGMKHTLAG
- the LOC131318849 gene encoding uncharacterized protein LOC131318849 produces the protein MTDSSSNKEQDDQTDLNSKHSTEEKSTYEEEDVGCSKQEEDDNDYDTSCSEPKSEDDRDDFKPNYENDDPSFWFKDEYKDNNVNTFEQQYCCFPLSHINKSHLEDGNRIIMPLSAFDELMSLKIKYPMVFEIINPECERASHCGVLEFSADEGFVFLPEWMMKNLQLYEGQLVTLKSTTLRRGTYLKIQPHSMKFFGLSDPKAVLEKTLRVFSCLTIGDTIMLNHDNNKYYIDILEAKPSSAVSVVETDCEVDFALALDYKEPEKKPQALTIPKREATKAEEEKSTMPKLIPFAGVARRLDGKPSIAPAELGSISTATPKPDRHVAADSNFKSCNCLEKLVSGSKDFKEKVLKDDEQKFQPFTGKKHTTRDSSETSC
- the LOC131318850 gene encoding uncharacterized protein LOC131318850 is translated as MAKYGEGDKRWIVEDRADGANVHNWHWAETDCLEWSRALLSTLLSDKTLIDGEGNLVIKTKKLDKLDGEAYVNIRKGKIIPGYEISLSLSWEGEAKDSDGNTLLKADGMVEIPYIADENADEDPEIRVTVKDEGPIGKRLKEAFLAKGKGFVLEQVRAYVAAMARGGPAKEELEVKKPAKKPAAEAENTVATAVATTTVVKEKKKEKEKRKEGFKTISMSERFSCRAGNLWEIMMDENRWKGFTQSNARISKEVGGEFSIFDGAVTGRNMELVEGKLIVQKWRFGNWPDGVQSTVRLTFEEPEPGVTVVKLTQTDVPEEDRYGNATVVENTERGWRDLIFLKIRAVFGFGI